The following proteins are encoded in a genomic region of Saccharopolyspora antimicrobica:
- the acnA gene encoding aconitate hydratase AcnA, whose protein sequence is MELNVTAPASKDSFGARGTLNVGDASYEVFRLSAVEGAQRLPYSLKILLENLLRTEDGANITADHVRALAGWDAKAEPSTEIQFTPARVIMQDFTGVPCVVDLATMREAVADLGGDTSKVNPLAPAELVIDHSVIIDVFGKPDAFERNVEFEYGRNKERYQFLRWGQGAFDEFKVVPPGTGIVHQVNIEHLARTVMSRNGQAYPDSCVGTDSHTTMVNGLGVLGWGVGGIEAEAAMLGQPVSMLIPRVVGFKLTGEIPAGATATDVVLTITEMLRKHGVVGKFVEFYGSGVASVPLANRATIGNMSPEFGSTAAIFPIDEETVRYLKLTGRPAEQVALVEAYAKEQGLWHDPSHEPEYSEYLELDLSTVVPSIAGPKRPQDRIVVSEAKQSFRTALTDYAKVETADDNAIDEAGKESFPASDAPAVTHHDSVPQAVSAANGSTGRISKPVKVSSDELGEFELDHGAVVIASITSCTNTSNPSVMLGAALLARNAVDKGLTRKPWVKTSMAPGSQVVTDYYEKAGLWPYLEKLGFHLVGYGCTTCIGNSGPLPEEISAAVQDNDLSVVSVLSGNRNFEGRINPDVKMNYLASPPLVIAYALAGSMDFDFENDPLGTDTEGKPVYLRDIWPSPQEVQDTIDSAITNEMFTKSYEDVFKGDERWRSLPTPEGQTFDWDAESTYVRKPPYFEGMAMEPAPVTDISGARVLALLGDSVTTDHISPAGAIKPDSPAGQYLTEHGIDRKDFNSYGSRRGNHEVMIRGTFANIRLRNLLLDDVQGGYTRDFTQEGAPQAFIYDAAQNYAAQDIPLVVLGGKEYGSGSSRDWAAKGTRLLGVRAVITESFERIHRSNLIGMGVIPLQFPEGESAKSLGLDGTETFDFEGITKLNEGETPETVKVTATKTDGSKVEFDAKVRIDTPGEADYYRNGGILQYVLRKMIRS, encoded by the coding sequence ATGGAGTTGAACGTGACTGCACCTGCGAGCAAGGACAGCTTCGGCGCCCGCGGCACGCTGAACGTCGGCGACGCCTCTTACGAGGTGTTCCGGCTCAGCGCCGTCGAAGGGGCCCAGCGGCTGCCCTACAGCCTCAAGATCCTCCTGGAAAACCTGCTGCGGACCGAGGACGGCGCGAACATCACCGCCGACCACGTGCGCGCGCTGGCCGGCTGGGACGCCAAGGCCGAGCCGTCCACCGAGATCCAGTTCACCCCGGCACGGGTGATCATGCAGGACTTCACCGGTGTGCCGTGCGTGGTCGACCTCGCCACCATGCGCGAGGCCGTCGCCGACCTGGGCGGCGACACCTCCAAGGTCAACCCGCTGGCCCCGGCGGAACTGGTCATCGACCACTCGGTGATCATCGACGTGTTCGGCAAGCCGGACGCCTTCGAACGCAACGTCGAGTTCGAGTACGGCCGCAACAAGGAGCGCTACCAGTTCCTGCGCTGGGGCCAGGGCGCCTTCGACGAGTTCAAGGTCGTCCCGCCGGGCACCGGCATCGTGCACCAGGTCAACATCGAGCACCTGGCCCGCACCGTGATGTCCCGCAACGGCCAGGCCTACCCGGACAGCTGCGTCGGCACCGACTCGCACACCACCATGGTCAACGGCCTGGGCGTGCTGGGCTGGGGCGTCGGCGGCATCGAGGCCGAGGCCGCGATGCTCGGCCAGCCGGTGTCGATGCTGATCCCGCGCGTGGTCGGCTTCAAGCTGACCGGCGAGATCCCGGCGGGCGCCACCGCCACCGACGTGGTGCTGACGATCACCGAGATGCTGCGCAAGCACGGCGTCGTCGGCAAGTTCGTCGAGTTCTACGGCTCCGGTGTGGCCTCGGTGCCGCTGGCCAACCGCGCCACCATCGGCAACATGAGCCCGGAGTTCGGCTCCACCGCGGCGATCTTCCCGATCGACGAGGAGACCGTCCGCTACCTCAAGCTCACCGGTCGCCCGGCCGAGCAGGTCGCGCTGGTCGAGGCCTACGCCAAGGAGCAGGGCCTCTGGCACGACCCGAGCCACGAGCCCGAGTACTCCGAGTACCTCGAGCTGGACCTGTCCACCGTGGTCCCGTCCATCGCGGGCCCGAAGCGCCCGCAGGACCGGATCGTGGTCTCCGAGGCCAAGCAGTCGTTCCGCACCGCGCTGACCGACTACGCCAAGGTCGAGACCGCCGACGACAACGCGATCGACGAGGCGGGCAAGGAGTCCTTCCCGGCCAGCGACGCCCCCGCGGTGACCCACCACGACTCCGTGCCGCAGGCCGTCTCGGCCGCCAACGGCTCCACCGGCCGGATCTCCAAGCCGGTCAAGGTCTCCTCCGACGAGCTCGGCGAGTTCGAGCTCGACCACGGCGCCGTGGTGATCGCCTCGATCACCTCCTGCACCAACACCTCCAACCCGTCGGTGATGCTGGGCGCGGCCCTGCTGGCTCGCAACGCGGTGGACAAGGGCCTGACCCGCAAGCCGTGGGTGAAGACCTCGATGGCCCCCGGCTCGCAGGTCGTCACCGACTACTACGAGAAGGCCGGGCTCTGGCCGTACCTGGAGAAGCTGGGCTTCCACCTGGTCGGCTACGGCTGCACCACCTGCATCGGCAACTCCGGCCCGCTGCCGGAGGAGATCTCCGCCGCGGTGCAGGACAACGACCTGTCGGTCGTCTCGGTGCTGTCGGGCAACCGGAACTTCGAGGGCCGGATCAACCCCGACGTCAAGATGAACTACCTGGCCTCGCCGCCGCTGGTCATCGCCTACGCGCTCGCGGGCTCGATGGACTTCGACTTCGAGAACGACCCGCTGGGCACCGACACCGAGGGCAAGCCGGTCTACCTGCGCGACATCTGGCCGTCGCCGCAGGAGGTCCAGGACACCATCGACTCGGCGATCACCAACGAGATGTTCACCAAGTCCTACGAGGACGTCTTCAAGGGTGACGAGCGCTGGCGGTCGCTGCCCACCCCGGAGGGCCAGACCTTCGACTGGGACGCGGAGTCCACCTACGTGCGCAAGCCCCCGTACTTCGAGGGCATGGCGATGGAGCCGGCGCCGGTCACCGACATCTCCGGTGCCCGCGTGCTGGCGCTGCTCGGCGACTCGGTCACCACCGACCACATCTCGCCGGCCGGTGCGATCAAGCCGGACTCGCCCGCGGGCCAGTACCTCACCGAGCACGGCATCGACCGCAAGGACTTCAACTCCTACGGTTCCCGCCGCGGCAACCACGAGGTGATGATCCGGGGCACCTTCGCCAACATCCGGCTGCGCAACCTGCTGCTGGACGACGTGCAGGGCGGCTACACCCGGGACTTCACCCAGGAAGGCGCGCCGCAGGCGTTCATCTACGACGCCGCGCAGAACTACGCCGCGCAGGACATCCCGCTGGTGGTGCTCGGCGGCAAGGAGTACGGCTCCGGTTCGTCGCGCGACTGGGCGGCCAAGGGCACCCGGCTGCTCGGCGTCCGCGCCGTCATCACCGAGTCCTTCGAGCGCATCCACCGCTCGAACCTGATCGGCATGGGCGTCATCCCGCTGCAGTTCCCGGAGGGCGAGTCGGCCAAGTCGCTGGGCCTGGACGGCACCGAGACCTTCGACTTCGAGGGCATCACCAAGCTCAACGAGGGCGAGACCCCGGAGACGGTCAAGGTCACCGCGACCAAGACCGACGGCTCCAAGGTCGAGTTCGACGCGAAGGTCCGCATCGACACCCCCGGTGAGGCGGACTACTACCGCAACGGCGGCATCCTGCAGTACGTGCTGCGCAAGATGATCCGCTCCTGA
- a CDS encoding EamA family transporter, which yields MRNLSSSAKSAGVAIAIASAFCFGGSGPFAKPLITAGFSPLQVAWLRLAGGALLMLPFALRHAAAVRRVPKLLIGYGLFAIAGVQVFYFASIASVPVGVALLIEFLGPVLVLGWIRFVRRSPVSRSAAIGVAIAMVGLACVVELWAGLSFDPVGLLLALGAAGCQAAYFLLSDSGPEVDPFALAGFGLLLGAVVVTLIAQPWNMDWALLLGDVQLAGQQFPALVAVAWIVVFSTVLAYLTGIVAVRRLSPQVAGAVAFLEPVVATVLAWALLSEALGPVQLLGGALILAGAYVAQRSAPAKTQASELAGV from the coding sequence GTGCGCAACCTGTCCAGCAGTGCCAAGTCCGCCGGGGTGGCGATCGCCATCGCCTCCGCGTTCTGCTTCGGCGGTTCGGGGCCGTTCGCCAAACCGCTGATCACCGCCGGGTTCAGCCCGCTGCAGGTGGCGTGGCTGCGGCTGGCCGGTGGCGCGCTGCTGATGCTGCCCTTCGCCCTCCGGCACGCCGCGGCCGTGCGGCGGGTGCCCAAGCTGCTCATCGGGTACGGGCTGTTCGCCATCGCCGGGGTGCAGGTCTTCTACTTCGCCTCGATCGCCAGCGTGCCGGTCGGGGTGGCGCTGCTGATCGAGTTCCTGGGGCCGGTGCTGGTGCTGGGCTGGATCCGCTTCGTGCGGCGCAGCCCGGTGAGCCGGTCGGCGGCGATCGGGGTGGCGATCGCGATGGTCGGCCTGGCCTGCGTGGTGGAGCTGTGGGCCGGGCTGAGCTTCGACCCGGTCGGCCTGCTGCTGGCGCTGGGCGCCGCGGGCTGCCAGGCCGCCTACTTCCTGCTGTCCGACAGCGGGCCGGAGGTCGATCCGTTCGCCCTCGCCGGGTTCGGGCTGCTGCTCGGCGCGGTGGTGGTGACCCTGATCGCGCAGCCGTGGAACATGGACTGGGCGCTGCTGCTCGGCGACGTGCAGCTGGCAGGCCAGCAGTTCCCGGCGCTGGTGGCGGTGGCCTGGATCGTCGTGTTCAGCACGGTGCTGGCGTACCTGACCGGCATCGTCGCGGTTCGCCGGTTGTCACCGCAGGTGGCGGGCGCGGTCGCGTTCCTGGAACCGGTGGTGGCCACCGTGCTCGCCTGGGCGCTGCTGTCCGAGGCGCTGGGGCCGGTCCAGCTGCTCGGCGGCGCGCTGATCCTCGCCGGTGCCTACGTCGCCCAGCGCTCCGCGCCGGCGAAGACGCAGGCCTCGGAGCTGGCCGGGGTGTAG